The Streptomyces sp. A2-16 sequence ATCGCGGGGTTCGCGACGATGAGGGGGTGAACCGATCGTTTCGAAGGGGGACACCGTGAGTGAGAACGCCGTTCGGTCCGTGCGCGGCTCCGCCCATCTGGCCGTCGCCGGCCTCGGGCTCGCCGGGGCCGCCTGGGCGCTGCGGGCCGTGTGGCACATCCGGCTCTCCACGGCGGGGATGCCCGCCTCCGGGCTCCCGGACCAGGGCGAGGGCCGGCACCGGCCGCTGACCTCGCTGGAGGACTCGTACCACCTGGTCAGCACGGCCGGAGACCTCCTGGTGCTGCTGTGCGCGGCCCTGTTCATCGGCTGGCTGTGGCGGATGCGCGACAACGCGCGCGCCCTGTCCGGCGAGCGCCCGCGGTACCTCGGCATCTGGGTCTACGCCTCCTGGGTCGTGCCGGTCGTCAACCTGTGGTTCCCGCGCGGGATCGTCGCCGACATCCACCGCAGGAGCGCCCCGGGCCACAAACTGCCCGCCGTCGTGAACGTGTGGTGGGCGCTGTGGCTGGTCGGCCTCGTCACCGGCCTCGGTCTGACCTACGACGACAGCACCGACGAGATCATCGCCCGCGC is a genomic window containing:
- a CDS encoding DUF4328 domain-containing protein, which produces MSENAVRSVRGSAHLAVAGLGLAGAAWALRAVWHIRLSTAGMPASGLPDQGEGRHRPLTSLEDSYHLVSTAGDLLVLLCAALFIGWLWRMRDNARALSGERPRYLGIWVYASWVVPVVNLWFPRGIVADIHRRSAPGHKLPAVVNVWWALWLVGLVTGLGLTYDDSTDEIIARAYQGVTGLLVADVAVVGAAVAGIVMVRTLTAVQILHMEGRLRTPSGDPLKETVRAFDRD